Genomic segment of Amphibacillus xylanus NBRC 15112:
ACCCATTATTAAATGAAGATGAGGTTGTAGCGAATGACATTCTTTTAGGTGAAGATTATCACGCGATTGTCATCACTGGACCAAACACCGGTGGAAAAACCGTCACATTAAAACTAGTTGGTCTAGCTACACTGATGGCACAATCTGGTTTACAAGTGCCTGCTTTAGATGGTTGCCGTCTAGCAGTATTTGATGAGGTATTTGCTGATATTGGTGATGAACAATCAATCGAGCAAAGCTTAAGTACCTTTTCATCTCATATGACACAAATTGTGAAGATTTTAAAACAAGTCAATCATAAAAGCTTAGTTCTATTTGATGAACTCGGTGCAGGAACAGACCCGCAAGAAGGGGCAGCACTTGCAATGGCGATATTAGATTATGTAGTTAATAAAAAAGCTCGTGTTATCGCTACGACGCACTACCCTGAGCTTAAAGCTTATGGATACAATCGTGACGGGGTAATAAATGCATCAGTGGAATTTGATGTTAAATCACTCCAACCAACATATCGTTTACTAATAGGTGTTCCTGGTCGAAGTAATGCATTTGAAATCTCCCGACGATTAGGGTTAGATGATCAAATTATTGAAGCTGGAAAGCAATTAATCGGTACAGATACTAAAAGTGTTGAACATATGATTGAGTCGCTAGATACAGCACGACGTCAAGCTGAGCAAGATTATGATGATGCAGAACGCACATTACAAGAAGCAGAAGCTCTACGTGATCAATTAAGAAAAGAGCTTGAGAAGTTCGATCAAGAACGAGAGCGACTATATCAAAAAGCAGAAGAAACCGCTCAAAAAGCGATTGAAAAAGCACGTCAAGAGGCTACAGAAATTGTTGAGTCAATTCGCCAAATGCAGCATGGTGCAAGCTTGAAGGAGCATGAATGGATTGAAGCGAGAAAACGTCTTGATCAAGCAGCACCAAACTTAACTGATAAAAGACAAGAAAATAAAGCATTACACACCTCAGCAAAACAGACCTTTGAGGTTGGTGATGAAGTTAATGTATTAACACTTAATCAAAATGGTACAATTATTGCGATTAATGCTGACGATGATATCCAAGTACAAATTGGCGTCATGAAGTTAAAAGTTAAAAAGCGTGATTTAAGATTAATCAAACGAGAAAACCCAATCGTTGCAAAACCACTCGCAACTGTTAAGGGTTCTCATTATCATGTTAAACCAGAACTTGATTTACGTGGTGAACGATATGAAGA
This window contains:
- a CDS encoding endonuclease MutS2; this translates as MNKRIYQILDFDKVIEQLVEHAATSLGKERARQLKPETELTKVELLQSETDQAGQVIRLYGDVPFGGITDIKPSLKRVEIGGVLNAQECLQIAETIYGGKQLRNFVENIDEEEVAIPIIRELVGQIELLNHLEREIKSCIDDNGHVLDGASSKLRQIRMKIRTNESRIRDRLDSLTKSKSKMLSDAIVTIRNDRYVLPVKQEYRGAFGGIVHDQSSSGQTLFIEPQVVVEINNQLSEARAQEKAEIERILRQLSQEIGTHHPYLTHNVKILTQLDFIFARAKLGRSMKAAMPKMNDQGIIDIKQARHPLLNEDEVVANDILLGEDYHAIVITGPNTGGKTVTLKLVGLATLMAQSGLQVPALDGCRLAVFDEVFADIGDEQSIEQSLSTFSSHMTQIVKILKQVNHKSLVLFDELGAGTDPQEGAALAMAILDYVVNKKARVIATTHYPELKAYGYNRDGVINASVEFDVKSLQPTYRLLIGVPGRSNAFEISRRLGLDDQIIEAGKQLIGTDTKSVEHMIESLDTARRQAEQDYDDAERTLQEAEALRDQLRKELEKFDQERERLYQKAEETAQKAIEKARQEATEIVESIRQMQHGASLKEHEWIEARKRLDQAAPNLTDKRQENKALHTSAKQTFEVGDEVNVLTLNQNGTIIAINADDDIQVQIGVMKLKVKKRDLRLIKRENPIVAKPLATVKGSHYHVKPELDLRGERYEDALAELENYIDDAILAGYQKVTIIHGKGTGALRKGVQSFAQSHPNIKSSRVGGMNEGGSGVTVFELS